A genomic stretch from Bacterioplanes sanyensis includes:
- a CDS encoding FMN-binding glutamate synthase family protein, with the protein MTDAVFRVAAYAVLGLVGTLALLLLVALIWGTWAYISDRRQTRHTVRRNFPVIGRFRYVFEHLGEFFRQYFFAMDREEMPFNRAERGWAYKAAKKVDTTVAFGSTRRLDVAGTVMFVNSPFPALKKDFASASEVVIGEHCRHPYQTASVVNISGMSFGAISRPAVESLSAGAKLAGCWMNTGEGALTPYHLQGGCDLVVQIGTAKYGVRDEHGELDDDKLREVASHEQVRMFEIKLSQGAKPGKGGILPGGKVTAEIARFRGIPAGKDSISPNGHPDIRSVDDLLDMVARVRSITGKPTGFKTVLGDIDWIDDLCRAIHRRGTDSAPDFITLDGAEGGTGASPQPLMDYMGLPLAQALPMLIDKLDDFQLRPRIRVVASGKLINPDKVAWALCVGADFVVSARGFMFALGCIQALQCNKNSCPTGITTHDPKLQRGLVEADKSVRVANYVDTMMYEVGMIAHSCGVDEPRQLRREHARLVQPNGSAPLLSELYGSREFHPGVEQRPDD; encoded by the coding sequence ATGACAGACGCCGTTTTTCGTGTGGCTGCCTATGCAGTATTAGGGCTGGTGGGGACGCTGGCGCTGTTGCTGCTGGTGGCGTTGATCTGGGGCACGTGGGCTTACATCAGCGATCGGCGCCAAACGCGCCATACCGTTAGACGCAACTTTCCGGTAATTGGCCGTTTTCGTTATGTGTTTGAACATTTGGGCGAGTTTTTTCGCCAGTATTTTTTTGCCATGGACCGCGAAGAAATGCCATTCAATCGCGCTGAGCGTGGCTGGGCCTACAAAGCCGCCAAAAAAGTCGACACCACGGTGGCATTTGGCTCCACCCGGCGCCTCGATGTTGCGGGCACCGTCATGTTCGTCAACAGCCCATTTCCGGCGTTAAAAAAAGACTTTGCCAGTGCCTCAGAGGTGGTGATTGGTGAGCATTGTCGCCACCCATACCAAACGGCATCCGTGGTGAATATTTCCGGCATGAGTTTTGGGGCAATTTCGCGCCCGGCGGTGGAGTCCCTGTCGGCCGGTGCCAAACTCGCAGGCTGTTGGATGAACACCGGCGAGGGGGCGTTAACACCGTACCATCTGCAAGGCGGTTGTGACCTGGTGGTGCAAATCGGCACGGCGAAATACGGCGTGCGCGATGAGCACGGGGAGCTGGACGACGACAAGCTGCGTGAGGTGGCCTCTCATGAGCAAGTGCGCATGTTTGAAATCAAACTTAGCCAGGGCGCCAAACCGGGCAAGGGCGGTATTTTACCGGGCGGCAAGGTCACCGCAGAAATCGCCCGTTTTCGTGGCATTCCCGCCGGAAAGGATTCCATCAGCCCGAATGGCCACCCGGATATTCGCTCGGTGGATGACTTGCTCGACATGGTGGCGCGGGTGCGCAGCATCACCGGCAAACCCACCGGGTTTAAAACCGTATTGGGCGACATCGATTGGATTGACGACTTGTGCCGCGCCATTCATCGCCGTGGCACCGACAGCGCGCCGGACTTCATCACTTTGGATGGCGCCGAGGGCGGCACCGGTGCCTCGCCGCAACCACTGATGGACTACATGGGGCTGCCGCTGGCGCAAGCGTTGCCCATGTTGATCGACAAACTCGATGATTTTCAGCTGCGACCGCGCATTCGTGTGGTTGCATCGGGCAAGTTGATCAACCCGGACAAAGTCGCTTGGGCGCTCTGCGTTGGCGCCGATTTTGTCGTCAGTGCGCGTGGTTTTATGTTCGCTCTGGGTTGCATCCAGGCACTGCAATGCAACAAAAACAGCTGCCCCACTGGCATTACCACCCACGATCCAAAGCTGCAGCGTGGCTTGGTGGAGGCGGATAAATCCGTGCGAGTGGCCAACTACGTCGACACCATGATGTACGAAGTCGGCATGATCGCACATTCCTGTGGTGTCGATGAGCCACGCCAGCTGCGCCGTGAGCACGCGCGCTTGGTGCAACCCAATGGCAGCGCACCGCTGTTGAGTGAGTTGTATGGCAGTCGTGAATTTCACCCAGGTGTTGAACAACGACCGGACGACTGA
- a CDS encoding DUF6482 family protein: MAISMNEVRRCTRIDKVIIHSLDLCLYQVSVVVDGNEQYVTDNKGKLLRSFNILNLQTLFEGLPVTQMVLRQQSAYDEMVGQPDREHSNAMEVPLSHTSVGSPLTLQ, from the coding sequence ATGGCCATCAGCATGAACGAAGTGCGCCGCTGCACCCGCATCGACAAAGTAATTATTCACTCACTGGATTTGTGCCTCTACCAAGTGTCGGTGGTCGTGGATGGCAACGAACAGTACGTCACCGACAACAAGGGCAAATTACTGCGCTCCTTCAATATATTGAATCTACAAACCCTGTTTGAAGGTTTGCCAGTGACGCAGATGGTACTGCGCCAGCAAAGTGCCTACGACGAAATGGTCGGCCAGCCTGACCGTGAGCACAGCAATGCCATGGAAGTGCCGCTGAGTCATACCAGTGTGGGGTCGCCGTTGACGTTGCAGTAG
- a CDS encoding helix-turn-helix transcriptional regulator → MDGFDRIYDLHKLLKGRKTALALNDILERMECSKATFHRIRRHMSDYLGAPIEFNRDQGGYRYMEGPDSGYELPGLWFNQQELYALLMIQSLLNNLSISLLQQELSPIKERIDRLLKKQSLDPELLHDRIRILGVATRQVDDHIFLPLAEAVARSKPLTITYSTRDSGVTSCRNISPLRMVNYRNNWYLDTWCHTRQDYRTFAMECIQSITDSKDTFQAIDSKTLDDYFNASYGIYAGDNIEWAVIEFTSDIANRVADELWHPQQKGELLADGRYRLSLPYNSDQPNELLMDIIRHGEAAKLIEPKSLQQQLIQRLQDSLSIYTD, encoded by the coding sequence ATGGATGGCTTTGACCGTATCTACGATCTCCACAAGCTACTAAAAGGACGCAAAACTGCCCTAGCGCTGAATGATATTCTCGAACGCATGGAATGTTCCAAGGCGACTTTTCATCGTATACGTCGCCATATGAGTGACTATTTAGGCGCACCGATAGAATTCAATAGAGATCAGGGTGGTTACCGCTATATGGAGGGCCCGGACAGCGGCTATGAGTTGCCCGGGCTCTGGTTTAATCAACAAGAGTTATACGCACTTTTGATGATTCAGTCGCTGCTGAACAATCTTAGTATCAGTTTACTTCAACAAGAACTGTCACCGATAAAGGAGCGCATCGATCGCCTGTTGAAAAAACAGTCTCTGGATCCCGAGCTGCTACACGATCGCATCCGAATCCTCGGGGTTGCCACCCGCCAGGTGGATGACCATATCTTTCTGCCTCTGGCGGAGGCCGTAGCGCGCAGCAAGCCATTAACAATCACCTACAGCACGCGTGATTCTGGCGTCACCTCTTGCCGGAATATTTCTCCCCTGCGCATGGTCAACTACCGAAATAACTGGTATCTGGACACCTGGTGCCATACACGCCAAGACTATCGCACCTTCGCCATGGAGTGTATCCAAAGTATCACAGACTCTAAGGACACTTTTCAGGCAATCGACAGTAAAACACTGGACGACTACTTTAACGCCAGTTACGGCATCTATGCCGGTGATAATATCGAGTGGGCAGTCATAGAGTTCACGAGCGATATCGCCAACAGAGTTGCCGACGAACTCTGGCACCCGCAACAAAAGGGAGAACTTTTAGCAGACGGGCGCTACCGGCTCAGCCTTCCCTATAACAGCGACCAGCCAAATGAGCTCTTAATGGATATTATTCGTCATGGCGAAGCCGCCAAACTGATCGAGCCGAAGTCTCTGCAACAGCAGCTAATACAGCGTTTACAAGACTCGCTGAGCATCTATACAGATTAG
- a CDS encoding NosD domain-containing protein → MAHIDFEQRFKSIDSDNDGVGSNTDDNNDGLNDVDETNLNGTNPLSSDTDNDGMLDGWEIQHHLQAVINDADLDSDKDSVRNLDEFTADSDPSPPVLVRSYPQHNQVDVLSTSVLEVVFSKSIAFDSVDEYSVVLTDGNSDVQGDRNVVEDKLTFTPKIPLQSNHDYVLRINHTVTDLAGNELNSDIQVSFTTQSGYQVSGSAMESGVLLNEVLFKLIDGSSESVIESADGNFSFIEQESGSYIITASKLGYIFTPEKIQVQVDGSGLSEVNFEAVPVPTINVPADYPTIQSAIDNAINGATILVDDGEYVENLSINKPVTLQSVNGAALTKIRAQSHAKNVVFVNAPNVTVKGFDLFGSAYYPAIYFAAESHNGIIEDNLCGYDRSHYNHSGIEVVGSDNVEVRNNDCHFYGLVGIRLDDSNSAIVQNNRVSDQDRDGISIYECSGCRVEQNTVTKNKTGINLRRGKNNMVMGNNSSSNNQHGIHFDDVRGDNYVGENITNSNKEVGIKVESSGITEIVNNEVNQNSITGVFVYQSSGSKVLGNTSKSNRHYGIYIRTSDGCSVVDNVVESNNEGGLILSNSDHARIKNNKIHFNSPSGVELSWSSNNEIFLNSIKTRTTGMTAKTLGLTRSSDNVIYLNRFVNNGSGTIIHSDNGSVNRWYSDGLVNYDFMGQSFQGYLGNFFDGHDLTDSNSDGITDTVQVLMGDEPAAQYPLTREPENYLIFD, encoded by the coding sequence ATGGCTCACATCGATTTTGAACAGCGCTTTAAGTCAATCGACTCCGATAACGACGGTGTGGGAAGCAATACGGATGACAATAACGACGGACTCAATGACGTTGATGAAACTAATTTGAACGGTACTAATCCTTTGTCCAGCGACACCGACAATGATGGAATGCTAGATGGTTGGGAAATCCAGCATCATCTTCAAGCAGTAATTAACGATGCCGATTTGGACAGCGATAAAGATAGCGTCCGTAATCTGGACGAATTTACGGCCGACTCCGATCCGTCTCCACCTGTGTTGGTTCGGTCGTACCCACAGCACAATCAAGTTGACGTATTGTCGACTTCCGTCTTAGAAGTTGTCTTTTCTAAGTCGATTGCGTTCGACAGTGTTGATGAATACAGTGTTGTGTTAACGGATGGCAATTCGGATGTTCAAGGAGATCGAAATGTTGTTGAAGATAAGTTAACGTTCACACCGAAGATACCATTACAGAGTAATCATGATTATGTCTTACGTATCAACCATACCGTGACTGATTTGGCTGGAAACGAACTTAATTCCGATATACAAGTATCGTTTACAACGCAAAGTGGTTACCAAGTTTCTGGTTCTGCAATGGAATCAGGAGTACTATTAAACGAAGTTCTGTTCAAATTAATTGATGGATCATCAGAAAGCGTGATTGAAAGCGCCGATGGTAATTTTTCGTTCATCGAACAAGAATCCGGAAGCTACATCATAACTGCTTCAAAGTTGGGTTATATCTTTACACCGGAAAAAATTCAAGTACAAGTAGATGGAAGTGGTTTGTCGGAAGTGAATTTCGAAGCCGTACCCGTACCAACGATTAATGTTCCGGCGGATTATCCAACCATCCAATCGGCCATCGACAATGCGATCAATGGCGCGACGATTTTGGTCGATGATGGTGAGTATGTTGAAAATTTGTCGATCAATAAACCCGTTACTTTGCAATCTGTTAATGGAGCGGCTTTGACTAAAATACGAGCTCAATCTCACGCAAAAAACGTTGTATTTGTGAATGCTCCAAATGTAACGGTTAAAGGATTTGACCTTTTCGGTTCTGCGTATTATCCGGCCATTTATTTTGCTGCGGAATCGCACAATGGCATTATTGAGGATAATTTATGTGGGTATGACCGCTCGCATTATAATCACAGTGGAATTGAAGTGGTTGGCAGTGATAATGTTGAGGTCAGGAATAATGACTGTCATTTTTATGGTTTGGTCGGGATTAGATTGGATGATAGTAATAGCGCTATTGTTCAAAACAATCGTGTGTCGGATCAAGATAGAGATGGGATATCGATATACGAATGTTCGGGCTGTCGTGTTGAGCAAAATACCGTAACGAAAAATAAAACCGGTATTAACTTAAGGCGAGGAAAAAATAATATGGTCATGGGTAATAACAGTTCTTCGAATAATCAACATGGGATACATTTTGATGATGTAAGGGGTGATAATTATGTTGGTGAAAACATCACAAACTCAAATAAGGAAGTGGGTATTAAGGTCGAGTCTTCTGGTATTACAGAAATCGTTAACAATGAGGTGAACCAAAACAGTATTACTGGGGTTTTTGTGTACCAGTCTTCCGGTAGTAAAGTGCTTGGGAATACCTCAAAATCCAATAGACACTATGGGATTTATATTAGAACTTCTGATGGTTGTTCGGTAGTTGATAATGTTGTAGAATCGAACAATGAAGGTGGGCTTATATTAAGTAATTCGGATCACGCAAGAATTAAAAATAATAAAATACACTTTAATTCACCGAGTGGAGTGGAGTTGAGTTGGTCCAGCAATAATGAAATATTTCTGAACAGTATTAAAACTCGAACGACCGGTATGACGGCTAAAACGCTGGGTCTTACTAGATCGTCGGATAATGTGATTTACCTGAATCGATTTGTTAATAATGGTAGTGGTACAATCATCCATTCTGATAACGGTTCGGTGAATAGATGGTATTCGGACGGTTTGGTTAACTATGATTTTATGGGGCAGTCATTCCAAGGTTATTTAGGTAACTTTTTTGATGGCCACGATTTAACCGATAGTAACTCCGATGGTATAACCGATACGGTACAGGTTTTAATGGGCGACGAGCCTGCGGCTCAGTATCCATTGACCCGAGAGCCTGAAAATTACTTAATATTCGACTAG
- a CDS encoding transposase, with protein MKRSTSELTDQQWAHIEPCLPSLPRGKGGPKPISNRACFEGILWVLRSGARWRDLPERYPSPSTCWRRLQYWEEQGAWVKAWRKLLRVLDQQSRLNWEESFSDGSFAPAKKGASVLEKPSVVRGRSG; from the coding sequence ATGAAACGTTCAACCTCAGAACTGACCGACCAACAGTGGGCACACATTGAGCCTTGTTTACCCAGCCTGCCTCGTGGCAAAGGGGGTCCCAAACCTATCAGCAATCGAGCCTGTTTCGAGGGCATTTTATGGGTCTTACGTTCAGGTGCGCGCTGGCGTGATCTACCCGAGCGCTATCCTTCACCGAGTACCTGCTGGCGCCGCCTTCAGTACTGGGAAGAGCAAGGTGCATGGGTCAAAGCCTGGCGTAAGCTTCTTCGCGTTCTGGATCAACAGTCGCGGTTAAATTGGGAAGAATCGTTTTCTGATGGTAGTTTTGCACCCGCAAAAAAAGGGGCCTCGGTGTTGGAAAAACCAAGCGTGGTAAGGGGTCGAAGTGGATGA
- a CDS encoding RidA family protein, with protein sequence MYQKDVIHTDQAPAAIGPYSQAVRVGNTVYISGQIPLNPKTMEMVTESFEAQAEQVVKNLRAICEAAGGDLNNLVKLTVLLSDMSHFATVNSVMEKYFQAPYPARAAFAVKTLPKDADVEIEGIMAL encoded by the coding sequence ATGTACCAAAAAGACGTTATTCATACTGATCAAGCACCGGCAGCCATTGGCCCGTATTCGCAAGCCGTGCGGGTTGGCAATACGGTGTATATTTCTGGCCAAATTCCGCTTAATCCGAAAACCATGGAAATGGTCACGGAATCATTTGAAGCTCAGGCCGAGCAAGTGGTCAAAAACCTGCGTGCTATTTGTGAAGCTGCGGGCGGTGATCTGAATAACCTGGTCAAACTGACGGTATTACTGTCGGACATGAGCCACTTCGCCACGGTGAACAGCGTGATGGAAAAATACTTCCAGGCGCCTTACCCAGCGCGCGCAGCGTTTGCGGTAAAAACCTTACCAAAAGATGCCGACGTTGAAATTGAAGGCATTATGGCGCTGTAA
- a CDS encoding D-amino acid dehydrogenase, which produces MHVMILGSGVIGVTSAWYLARAGHQVTVVDRQPQPAMETSFGNAGQISPGYSAPWAAPGVPFKAIKWLLQDLAPLAVDIRHWDSHTLSWLTRMLLNCNEYSYHINKSRMMRLAEYSRDCLKATRTELKLNYQQRTAGTLQLFRSQAQVDASQKDIAVLQECGVEHQPLSVEQCLEFEPGLASSAHKLVGGLRLPGDETGDCHLFTQQLAEHCRELGVEFLMNTSIQGLLCQQDRIDGVVTNQGNLQADAYVMALGSFSAPLLRDIGLAIPVYPVKGYSLTVPISNADCAPQSTLMDETYKVAVTRFDDRIRVGGTAEIAGYQQDLPAKRRANVEFVVNDLFPGAGDTSAAEFWTGLRPMTPDGTPIIGPTHLHNLFLNTGHGTLGWTMSMGSAKVLADVISQRQTDIDADDLSIQRYQQRSQHVPKRRYSY; this is translated from the coding sequence ATGCATGTGATGATTCTTGGCTCTGGCGTCATCGGTGTGACCAGCGCCTGGTACCTGGCCCGTGCAGGCCATCAAGTCACCGTGGTTGACCGCCAGCCACAGCCCGCCATGGAAACCAGCTTTGGCAATGCCGGCCAAATCTCACCTGGCTATTCTGCCCCCTGGGCCGCGCCCGGCGTGCCGTTTAAAGCGATCAAGTGGTTGTTGCAAGACTTGGCGCCGCTGGCTGTGGACATTCGCCACTGGGACAGCCACACCTTGAGCTGGCTGACGCGCATGCTACTCAACTGCAATGAGTACAGCTATCACATCAACAAATCGCGCATGATGCGTTTGGCGGAGTACAGCCGTGATTGCCTTAAGGCCACCCGCACAGAGCTGAAGTTGAATTATCAGCAACGCACCGCCGGTACCTTGCAGCTGTTTCGCAGCCAAGCACAAGTCGATGCCTCACAAAAAGACATCGCCGTGCTGCAAGAATGCGGGGTTGAGCATCAACCGCTGTCGGTGGAGCAATGCCTGGAATTTGAGCCCGGCTTGGCCAGTAGCGCGCACAAGTTAGTGGGCGGGCTGCGTTTACCCGGCGATGAAACCGGCGATTGCCATTTGTTCACGCAGCAGCTGGCCGAGCATTGCCGTGAGTTGGGCGTGGAATTCCTCATGAATACCAGCATCCAGGGGCTGTTGTGCCAACAGGACCGCATTGACGGCGTGGTGACGAATCAAGGCAATCTGCAAGCCGATGCCTATGTGATGGCCTTGGGCAGCTTTTCCGCGCCGCTATTGCGCGATATTGGCCTGGCGATTCCGGTTTATCCGGTCAAAGGCTATTCACTCACCGTGCCGATCAGCAACGCCGACTGTGCGCCGCAATCGACGTTAATGGACGAAACCTACAAAGTCGCCGTTACCCGCTTCGACGATCGCATTCGCGTCGGCGGCACCGCCGAAATTGCCGGTTACCAGCAAGATTTGCCCGCCAAGCGCCGCGCCAACGTTGAATTTGTCGTCAACGATTTATTCCCTGGCGCAGGCGATACCAGCGCCGCCGAATTCTGGACCGGCCTGCGCCCGATGACGCCCGATGGTACGCCCATCATTGGCCCGACCCATTTGCACAACTTATTCCTCAATACTGGCCACGGCACTCTGGGCTGGACCATGTCGATGGGGTCTGCCAAAGTACTGGCCGACGTCATCAGCCAGCGTCAGACCGATATCGACGCCGACGATTTATCCATTCAGCGCTATCAACAACGGAGTCAACATGTACCAAAAAGACGTTATTCATACTGA
- a CDS encoding Lrp/AsnC ligand binding domain-containing protein produces the protein MSNEVVKPLDRMDRRILDVLQGQGRISYVDLAEKVGLSATPCMERVKRLERDGYIEGYYAKLNPKLMDHELLVFVEISLAHQSPQAFSEFTAAVKTLPYVLECHLVSGDSDYLVKARIKDMSQYRSLLGDMLLQLPGVKNSKSYIVMEEVKESLTIPL, from the coding sequence ATGTCGAATGAAGTCGTTAAACCCCTCGATCGCATGGACCGACGCATTCTGGATGTGCTGCAAGGTCAGGGCCGCATCAGCTATGTGGATCTGGCGGAAAAAGTCGGCCTCAGCGCCACCCCCTGTATGGAGCGGGTCAAGCGATTGGAGCGTGATGGCTACATCGAGGGCTACTACGCCAAGCTCAACCCCAAGTTGATGGATCATGAGCTGCTGGTGTTTGTTGAAATCTCACTGGCGCACCAATCGCCGCAAGCATTTTCGGAATTTACCGCTGCCGTTAAAACCTTGCCGTATGTCTTGGAATGCCATTTGGTGTCGGGCGACTCGGATTATTTGGTCAAAGCGCGCATTAAGGACATGTCGCAGTACCGCAGTTTGCTCGGTGATATGCTGTTGCAATTACCCGGCGTTAAGAATTCAAAAAGTTATATTGTGATGGAAGAGGTCAAGGAAAGTCTGACCATTCCGCTATAA
- a CDS encoding DUF7691 family protein — translation MSYGWTAYCVDEKSLCALFGHMTEAQCQQLRQHYHAPLQQLTTSFAEPAEAALQHIADGQLDDDISASLYWYVLELLADWHGERLANSEFYPAELMALAGIDGVSAYFINHPWLDLPDDFPSVSICRHARLEDAQRSVLAGELTPPQQQQLLSWLTQAQHRQQDLLLFYY, via the coding sequence ATGAGTTACGGATGGACGGCCTATTGTGTGGATGAAAAAAGCCTGTGCGCTTTATTTGGGCACATGACCGAAGCCCAATGCCAGCAGCTGCGCCAGCACTATCATGCGCCGCTGCAGCAGTTAACCACCAGTTTTGCAGAACCAGCAGAAGCTGCGCTACAGCACATTGCCGATGGCCAGTTGGACGACGACATCAGTGCATCTCTATATTGGTATGTATTGGAATTATTGGCGGACTGGCACGGCGAGCGTTTGGCGAACAGTGAATTTTACCCAGCTGAGCTCATGGCCTTGGCCGGTATCGATGGCGTGTCGGCTTATTTTATCAATCATCCCTGGCTGGACTTGCCCGACGATTTTCCCAGCGTGTCGATTTGCCGTCATGCCCGGTTGGAAGACGCTCAGCGCAGTGTGTTAGCCGGAGAATTAACACCGCCACAACAACAGCAGTTATTGAGTTGGCTAACACAAGCACAGCATCGTCAGCAGGATTTACTGCTGTTTTATTACTAG
- a CDS encoding methyl-accepting chemotaxis protein yields the protein MATELTATEQTLAQQAQQLFGPADREIARLRARLSALQGDVGGQLNDFDGPLYAVIDPISNKINELVELQLRVASEEYSAATEVMKNSIQLTLAAVVIALIATITSALWVTNSVRRPLYKVVHHAKQLAEGDLSQQVVVDRQDELGDLQDAMYQLITRLKHIIGDVRSSASGLSSAANEVSSTSRSLSNAATEQASSVEQTTASVEEISASVQQNTDNAKTTDSIAAQLAQDASSSGQVVADTVKAMQDIAEKIVIIDDIAYQTNLLALNAAIEAARAGDHGRGFTIVASEVRRLAERSRTAALDIGELAQRSVELSQQAGERLHTLVPEVEKTSQLIKEITHASQDQSAGLSQISSAMSQLSSVAQQNASSSEQLDATAEEMTSQAKQLVDTMAFFR from the coding sequence ATGGCGACGGAGCTCACTGCGACCGAGCAGACGTTAGCTCAGCAAGCGCAGCAGCTGTTTGGTCCGGCGGATCGTGAAATCGCCCGCTTACGCGCGCGTTTGTCGGCGTTGCAGGGCGATGTTGGCGGCCAACTGAATGATTTTGACGGCCCGCTGTATGCAGTGATCGATCCCATCAGCAACAAAATCAATGAGCTGGTGGAGCTGCAACTGCGTGTCGCCAGTGAAGAATACAGCGCCGCAACAGAGGTGATGAAAAACTCCATCCAGCTGACCTTAGCCGCCGTGGTTATTGCCCTGATTGCCACCATTACTTCGGCGCTGTGGGTGACCAACAGCGTGCGCCGGCCGTTATACAAGGTGGTGCATCATGCCAAGCAGCTAGCAGAAGGCGACCTGAGTCAGCAAGTGGTGGTCGATCGCCAGGACGAGCTGGGCGACTTGCAAGACGCCATGTATCAACTAATCACACGGTTAAAACACATTATTGGTGACGTGCGCTCCTCTGCTTCGGGTTTGTCATCAGCTGCCAACGAAGTGTCGTCGACCTCACGCAGTCTCAGTAATGCCGCGACAGAGCAAGCCTCCAGCGTTGAGCAAACCACCGCCTCAGTAGAGGAAATTTCCGCCTCGGTGCAGCAAAACACCGACAACGCCAAAACCACCGACAGCATTGCCGCACAACTGGCACAAGACGCCAGCAGCAGCGGCCAGGTCGTGGCCGATACCGTCAAAGCGATGCAAGACATTGCCGAAAAAATCGTCATCATCGACGACATTGCTTACCAGACCAATTTGCTGGCACTGAACGCCGCCATCGAAGCGGCACGCGCCGGCGACCATGGCCGCGGGTTTACCATTGTTGCCTCTGAAGTGCGGCGCTTGGCCGAGCGCAGCCGCACTGCAGCATTGGATATTGGTGAGCTGGCGCAACGCAGCGTTGAGCTGTCACAGCAAGCCGGAGAGCGGCTGCATACCTTGGTGCCAGAGGTAGAAAAAACATCGCAACTGATTAAAGAAATCACTCACGCCTCACAAGACCAGTCCGCCGGTTTGAGTCAGATCAGCAGCGCCATGTCGCAGCTCAGTTCGGTGGCACAGCAAAACGCCTCCAGCTCCGAGCAGTTGGACGCTACCGCAGAGGAGATGACCAGCCAAGCCAAACAACTGGTCGATACCATGGCCTTCTTCCGCTGA
- a CDS encoding MCP four helix bundle domain-containing protein — MPKLNLKLSQRLATAFSVPLALLVFMGIVALDGIRTTNQGLETVYQDRVIPLQQLKAIADGYAVLVIDAVNKANGGSMSAEQALQSVQEAESLIAARWGSTWRRSSLRPSRR; from the coding sequence ATGCCAAAGCTGAACCTGAAGTTATCACAACGATTGGCCACCGCCTTTTCTGTGCCGTTGGCCTTATTGGTGTTTATGGGCATCGTCGCGTTGGACGGCATTCGTACCACCAATCAGGGCCTGGAAACCGTCTACCAGGACAGAGTCATTCCACTGCAACAGTTGAAGGCCATTGCCGACGGTTATGCCGTGCTGGTGATCGACGCAGTCAACAAAGCCAATGGCGGCAGCATGAGCGCCGAGCAAGCATTGCAATCGGTGCAAGAAGCCGAGAGTTTGATCGCCGCACGTTGGGGGAGTACATGGCGACGGAGCTCACTGCGACCGAGCAGACGTTAG
- a CDS encoding helix-turn-helix domain-containing protein encodes MQEINQYLAMRVKQLRQDKGWSLDQAAKETGVSKAMLGQIERGESSPTVARLWKIAGGFQCSLSSLLEPPPAAHQHTLLRHADMLRRQPAAGEMLVAPLFTFDPAMGFELFELTLPPGYERISDPHEAGVTEHIVVIQGRMELWLNGQWRPLLHGDAMRFAADCEHGYRNVSDEPVLFHDLIHYA; translated from the coding sequence ATGCAGGAAATCAATCAGTATCTGGCCATGCGTGTTAAACAACTGCGCCAAGACAAGGGCTGGAGTCTGGATCAGGCAGCTAAGGAAACGGGGGTGAGCAAAGCCATGCTGGGCCAAATCGAGCGCGGCGAATCGAGCCCTACCGTGGCTCGCCTGTGGAAAATTGCCGGCGGTTTTCAATGTTCTTTGTCGAGCCTGCTAGAGCCACCTCCGGCTGCTCACCAGCACACCTTGTTGCGCCACGCCGACATGCTGCGCCGCCAGCCCGCCGCTGGCGAAATGCTGGTAGCGCCGTTATTCACCTTCGACCCAGCCATGGGCTTTGAGCTGTTTGAACTGACGTTGCCGCCGGGTTATGAGCGTATTTCAGACCCGCACGAGGCCGGTGTGACCGAGCACATCGTGGTGATTCAAGGGCGTATGGAGTTGTGGCTAAATGGCCAATGGCGGCCGCTGTTACACGGTGACGCCATGCGTTTTGCCGCCGACTGTGAGCATGGCTATCGCAATGTCAGCGATGAGCCGGTGCTGTTTCACGACCTGATCCACTATGCCTGA